caacgaagaaccgaacacacgagattaaagcttccgcacggcgttacgtcgtaacttttaaacgacgaactcaATTACATTATGTtgtactattttttttaaattgtaaaagttttagtaaactcGTATTGTCATACGTATGTGTAATCGTATAAACATGTATTTATACGAAACTTATATAAAATATTGTATAAAACAAGCAAGGGTATTACAGTTCGATAACAGGTGTGTGGAAAAACATTGTGCATTTAGGAAAGGGGTCGAATCTCAATATGTCAGATGTTCAGAATAGGTTGGAGGTGCAACTGGGCAGGGGAAACAAAACTTTTTTCTGGTTAGACAAGTGGGTCGGCAACTTCTCATTACGTGAACGATTTCCTAGCCTTTTTACTTTGGAAACTGAAAAGTACTGCATGGTTGAACAACGTTATTGTTTTATGCATGGGCAAATCTCGTGGTCATTGGGCGGTGGGTCTTCGGTCATTCAATCAGAGACAACAGAAGTTTGGAATGAGTGTGTTAAGCTGCTGGAAGATGTCAAGATAGATATGAAATCGGATACATGGTTTTGGAGACAAGAGGAGACCCGAGAAGTCTTCAAGGTGAATAATTTAcgaactgtgacaaccctcacatttacaggtatccgtacaattaattaatatttaatttgtgtccaatgactgtgcttgatttacaactgtgattaaattgctttctgatttctgttacatacatacatatgcatcatatttTATTCTGTCActttatttattacacacaaacattagtgacaaacttgatgcacaaagcacagttagcacactaaacggataacccagagacatgctgacagtgccagcacctagacagaaaATGTGTTTGAGGcgagtatgagccagagatagaatactgcactagtagggagtgtagggaagtgaggaccacaaaactgcgtcactaggtgatagttatagtgccagaaaatgcctaaaacacactttaaatgcagaattctgcacttaatacacaaaattcagcatttaataatgctagtaaagtgcaaaaacttgacaaaatagtcctagatactttccaaaatgttgggaattaaatgtgtcactaaaagtattataaaagacactttatggattaatttagcactttaacagacaacacccaaccgaacaaccggactttacccggaacacaaaaatattgccaaatacattgtttttacttttctgagctagttagggtccccgaacaccctaacatatTATATAATTAACAACACATCATAACATACTAACTAAACATTTTAAATCTAACTAGAAGGTAACTAACACTTACAAACCAACCCCATGCCCCCCCCCCCTTCAACGGTTACATGGGGACACCCCCATGAATTCTTTCCATTATTTTATTGGTTAATGTTAGTGGTTAAAAGAACATAATACATGATGGTTAAACATGAACTTGGTTTATAAATAACCACAAGGGTTAACCCATTTCATTTCAGCACTCAAACACTTGCAAACTTCTCTCTTCCTTTCCCCTTGTGATCGGCcgccaccataccaccaccttcaagctTCTTTCAAGCAATCTCCATACTCCCAAAGGTGCAAGAGACcctacaagtaagcttggtgtgttcagaagctcaaggaccgctctcatcttcttttatccatcacttttacactctagaactcccctagccttgtgctagtagtaagtgccctAGATCTTCATATTCTTCATATTTTTGTTGGTTAATATTGAAAAGAATGGTGAAAgtataagaactctaaagaacataatcaaagtctTGAACAAAAACTAACAAAGTGATGTAGTATGGTTAAAGAAATGATGAAATCATGTTATTCTTATGTTGTTATGATTGTTGAATGTTGTTTGTTAGATAAAATGATATGGTTCATcacatggacttgctagatcatgtttaaagacatgaactagcaagatgtgaaggttaaagatgtgtaggatgatgaaaccatccacacataagctatgaacttgattaaatacatgttttcttgaaaaataaagaccAAAATGGGttgtaatcttgtagatctaaagatctatgagtggtttttcgaaagaaccaagtgaaaggtataagttttgttaaaaacttggatcttacatgaactaatcacatttttagtggataaacaagtgtaggaacacttgtgtaaaaagaaaatttcacgaagaaatatttttagaaaatatgactagaagttgtgaaaatacaaactctttaaaaataaagtttttaaagaaccaatcacatttttaaagctaacaagacttactaagtatgctagtaagttactacatgtttttttttataaatttttcaagttcataagtttatagttcatgcttatttttgtcaagattggtgattagagattgtatattgttgattgttaattgtttgaatgattttacaaaagaaaatgatatgctagtaagcatggacgcctcaATTTATAAAGGAAACTCTgtcgaaatttttctagaatttcaacacttagaaatatttttctaacaagtgttacaaatatatatttttaacttggttttccgaaataaacttcgccatgattttcattacaaaaatactaagtggCGGAgcttgattttcgtaaataaagtttgataaatatatatttagaatatatattttatactaaaacgcttgtgtgattatttgtttattatgtgaactagatgtattatttttaggataaaataatataactataatATACCATGAAATTATGACTCCaaaaataataccaaaattctTACAAACTAGATATTTAAGTTACGCGTTTATTATTACAACGCGAACGctaaaaacgtaacttatgtatatttcagagaaatactcttatacgtatattttggtaaagtattattttggaaagtttatgaagtaaaatataatatttttgggaataatatgtatattttggaattacgatgttttagacaagtaaattaaatatatttttctaagtgagacttaaaatatACTTTTCGGAATTACAAGTGTGCATGTAAAAATAcctccatccttgggaaggaaatacacttataaaatacttaagaagtgtgaatacgaaatagttgcctaactatttttcctaaaaaCACTAAAATCCTAAGCCAAGGCACAGcccgtccgtctaataggcattagtacgtgtaggtcgtcgcgtagCAGACCGAGTTGGGATTGACGACTATTTCAGGAGACGcgcttctgtgagttcatgtcccccttttctctttactgttttcagttttatacttcggggatGAAATACATGCGATAAATATTACAaaatttatttacatggtatggttagcgtagggagggtttatactactagatcatgtgaggggtgggtacaacacttgaggccattaatcctcgttgttaggaccgagggacacaagagtgatagatctatttgggtgtagcgagcccacacccgtgaggccggggcggcccatagaggtgactgtgtcttatcgccgaagcccggtaacaaatttgctaggtttgagtttccctacactttctcacacatactagtggctttgcaacccattggtgatctctttttccttattgctacataccagggacttttatttatacatgaaaggtttatacatactcacttttacatgaactcgctcaactttttgttgatttttcaaactacatgtatttcaggaaattagtggatctggcaaggtatgcaatcacgtcaagctgcgtaggaataatgatgtcatccaggtttaggaagtgtgacccttgcctggacgggttacaagtcttaaaccgtaTTTCTAGTCAAGTCTTTTGTTGTCATGTGAACATGTttttaattatgtcatggttgtaattggttttatgtgtcgacttttgaaacaatgttgtcatggtaacttttcaaactttatgaatggatgatcatcatgtgttttaaatttcatatagcattgttgtgattgtgctatgatattaagaagtcacaccaaataaacccacgcttccacaaaagccagggtgtgacagcttagtatcagagcatcgatcatagcgaactaggattctttctcgagtctagactatgatcactagggctctcatgaaaacatttttacattgcatacactaaaacgtccagatccagagtATAAAACATTTTTACCAATAAAAGGCacaaaacacttttttttttcaaaaatttatggttcagtcttagagactgagggagttcagccttagaggttggggaggttcagccttagaggctggggaggtttagtcttagagactgggaggatggtcttagagaccagggagttagtctgagaggctagggagttcagtccgagagactgggagggtagtctagagagactaggagaattacttgtttgcagtattgtgacttacatgtttatttgacttcatgttgatatatgtgcatatgtgtgattgtgttacagacaccatggtttCTTCTTCAGACACAGTAGACCCCATGGCGGTCGTGTCAGACGACGAGATTCCGTCAGAGCGAGAGGTCTATACATCAGACACCACGAGCACTGATGACGAtgattttcagcccttcgcgctGCCAGACATCGGAGTTGAGCCTGATGATGGCATTCCTGCTGGGAATCTATCTCTTGTGGTGATCCCTGCTCCCGTTCCGCTTGCTGCTTTCCTCGTGGTGGATGTGCCACTCGATGTCGTATCTGATGACGACATTGATCTGTTCGAGGAGGGTCCGCCTGAGGAGGactatgagggcggggccccGATCGATGCTGACTTTATCCTTCCTATTGCTGAGGCCCCTGTAGAGGAGCTTCCTGttggttcacctgtcccagattcaTTGGAGTCCGTGGCATCTGCGTCTTTGCACGACCATAGTGTGCAGCATCACCCTTCTGACGCCGACCCCGACATGGCGATGTCAGCTACACCCGGTCCATCACACGAGTTCGAGTTTGACCATGAGGTCGATGATGATTTTAATCCAGTTTTTCCCCTTGACTTCGATCCTGACTAGGAGATCGAGTTTATTCATATGGACCAGCCCTTAGAGGTGCCCGTAGCTCCCATTGATCCGTTGTTTGACATCCCTGCTGATTTTGACATGGACCTTGTTGACCCGGAGCCTGTCATGGCCCCAGAGCCTGTTGTTGCTCCTGATCCTGCACCAGAGCACGACCTTGTTCATGATGATGCACCAGCCTTGCACCACCCATTGGTGGATGATCCTATTGTTGATATACCCTTACCTGATCCCGTGCCGGCTTTGGTTGACCGTGCACCATTCGCCGCTCATATAGATCCTCGATATGCCGACACCCACAACGGGTGGATCGAGGATGATGACGATTACCAACTGTTTGTGCTACCTGTCACTCCTCCAGCAGCACCTGTTTCTGCCCCCACTGAtattccattgtttcccccacacACCACATACGCTCATCGTACTGATCTTCCCATTACGTTcctccaggacataccgccacctcgtcctggagaggggtcatcgaGGCAGCCCCCTATTTCTGTTCCACCCGTACTGCCATCATCTTTTCCGTTCACGTCTCAGTTTCCTCATGTTGCACCACCTATTGCACCATCTTTCATaccatcgagcgagccatttttGTGGACTACGCCCCCTGTTATGCCATTATCTGATCCGTACCACCCGTACCATGTTAGGCACACTACGGAGGACATACTTACATCCTTGATGATGCAGCAGGATGCATTGACACGTCGTattcaggagttggagagagcttCACGACCACCTTGCCACTGTCAGACCCCCTTTGCAGCACCACACACTCCTCGTCCGCTTTCGCCTGACTCAGACGTTCATTTCTTGACATCTAAGCAGCAGATTGCATATTTGCTACGCGTCTGTCGTGCCTTAGAGGAGGACTGGTTACATATGCGTCGCTTGCTTTTCTctcgttttcctcctcctcctccgccatcagcataggcattttggtttgatgcaggtagacttttggtgagaagACCGTGATTGTGCCGACTACACGGCATcttgaagaccgcattttgatgtcatgacttttgatgtttagtttttggttgttgtagatgactagatagttcagacaagggcgatgtggcccttagtcacttttgATGTACGATGCAGTTATgaaacttgtaaacattgtattgtggtcttgattttatgatagctcaatcgcagtattctcattatatgcgTTGTTGAactatttgttttaattttataacatgagatgttatgtgcttgatgaatgttattacgtacgcatacttactatgacctgaccaatacGATCaccttttagaagatgcctccacgccGGAACGTACacatgcctaccaatgaggcggAACTCCAAGGGATCATTGCCGCAGCTATCGCGCAATATGCGGCCTCTCAAGCAGAGACAAGCAAGAACAAttcgaacaacaacaacaacgacaataacaatccgcccaatggtaatgttaagccGCTTGAAATATGttacgatacatttggatatttctaGCACGTCCGCTAATGCTATTTGTAAATTCTAACATATGTgtagggtgcacttacaagcaatttctcgattacaagcccgtgaatttcgacggcacaggaggtggTGTTGCGTTTGTTAGGTGGGCTGAAAAGACAGATTCTGTCctaagaatgagcaagtgtgctcccgagcaacaagtgacctacatctcaaggctgtttctggatggagccctatcgtggtggaatctgcaagtgcaaactttGGGAGAAGCGGCAGCTTATGCGTTAAcctggaatgagctgaaggagctcatgagaaggaagtatTGCTCgcgtgctgaaattcagaagctaGAGATAGAGTTCTGGCACTTAagaatggaaggtcctaagattgcagaatatgttcagaggtttcatgatttgtcccatgtagtgccgtacatggtcacacCCGAGTTCAAACGTGTTGAGCGCTTTATCtagggattggcacctcagatcatgagcatggttaccacgtccaagcctgcaacgatcacggaagccattgatctcagtgtggcacttactgaggaagctattagGTTGAACAAGTTTTCAGCTACTGAatcgaagaagaaagagactcatgtggagtcgtctggtgaaaacaaaaggaaattttcaaacttcaagcaaggtaccagcaatgtgaacaagaagggtgaatcaagcacaccggccagagctgcaaccggtgttgaaAACAAAGGAAAGGGTTACATGGGTACTCTGCCAAAGTGTGATACGTGCCAGCGCCATTATTCTGGTCAGTGCAGACTGAGGAAGTGCGAATCATGTGGAAAGAACggccacacgaaggatacgtgttgggccggaactggtgctgggcgtgttggtaatcgaggttatgggaatggtaatggaaaccgccaacaaggtggaaatggcggaaatggaaaccgtggaaatGTTGCGAATAAAGCTGGGAgtggaaatcgcaaccaaaacaacacacaaggtggaaatgggaatggaaatggtcgaggaccgggatgttttaattgtggagaagttgggcactttaagagggaatgcccgaaactgaatcaagcccgtgggagagtattcaacattggagcaagggaagcacgccaggatccaaacgttgtcactggtacgttccctataaatcaacgctttgcatctgttctgtttgatactggtgccgactatagctttgtatcgttagaatttaggaatatgcttgggttaactgctagtaagttagatatctcgtactcaattgaactggctaatggg
This genomic stretch from Helianthus annuus cultivar XRQ/B chromosome 8, HanXRQr2.0-SUNRISE, whole genome shotgun sequence harbors:
- the LOC118481000 gene encoding calphotin-like encodes the protein MDQPLEVPVAPIDPLFDIPADFDMDLVDPEPVMAPEPVVAPDPAPEHDLVHDDAPALHHPLVDDPIVDIPLPDPVPALVDRAPFAAHIDPRYADTHNGWIEDDDDYQLFVLPVTPPAAPVSAPTDIPLFPPHTTYAHRTDLPITFLQDIPPPRPGEGSSRQPPISVPPVLPSSFPFTSQFPHVAPPIAPSFIPSSEPFLWTTPPVMPLSDPYHPYHVRHTTEDILTSLMMQQDALTRRIQELERASRPPCHSAGSRSGAAKKQAEETAVGGTAAGPPVIGEKRRPEQKTAGGVETKRRRLVTKRSAPTQKKPAVVVEPQDEDFSIFDAPESPPLATGAGATEVPSTPPVKVVPESTVRKEGTAENAAAQIFDTVDSSNNLISPNEGDNLSVRFTDTGKQHSDAEPQKTGAEARQHDAEPQKSSVDKG